Proteins from a genomic interval of Candidatus Binatia bacterium:
- a CDS encoding sterol desaturase family protein — protein MQRSSSIYDTSVTMEPLDILLGLAGFGAFFAVLERLQPAVAGQRGFRKGFRTDAIYWFFTPLVTKPLTSVVIGCCVVVAALAAGVHPSAEHLEAFLNSRGFVDTLPVWLQVLSFFLLADLLGYLAHRLLHAPGLWPIHAVHHSSEDVDWLSAVRVHPLNDLFARLLQAVPLVLFGFSPLLLAAWVPLLVFYSLLQHANVPWTFGPLRYVLVSPAFHRWHHAVADGEACNFASIFPLWDLLFGTFYLPEGKGPPAYGTPEEAVPEGLLGQMVFPFRRWRRGREERL, from the coding sequence ATGCAACGAAGTTCGTCGATTTATGATACTTCTGTAACCATGGAGCCGCTGGATATCCTGCTGGGCCTTGCCGGCTTTGGTGCTTTTTTTGCTGTGCTCGAGCGACTGCAGCCAGCGGTCGCGGGCCAGCGCGGTTTTCGGAAAGGCTTTCGAACCGATGCGATCTACTGGTTTTTCACGCCTCTGGTGACCAAGCCGCTGACCTCTGTCGTGATCGGATGCTGCGTTGTGGTTGCCGCTCTGGCTGCGGGAGTGCACCCCTCTGCCGAGCATCTCGAGGCCTTCCTGAACTCCCGCGGGTTCGTCGATACTCTACCCGTATGGCTTCAGGTTCTTTCCTTTTTCCTGCTGGCCGATCTTCTCGGTTATCTCGCGCACCGGCTGCTGCATGCGCCAGGACTCTGGCCGATCCATGCGGTCCATCATTCCTCAGAGGATGTGGACTGGTTATCAGCCGTGCGCGTGCACCCGCTGAACGATCTTTTTGCCCGTCTTTTGCAGGCTGTTCCTCTGGTGCTGTTCGGGTTCAGCCCGCTCTTGCTCGCGGCATGGGTGCCACTGCTGGTCTTCTACTCGCTGCTCCAGCATGCCAACGTTCCGTGGACTTTCGGCCCGCTGCGTTACGTTCTGGTGAGTCCGGCTTTCCATCGTTGGCATCATGCGGTGGCGGATGGGGAGGCCTGTAACTTCGCCTCGATCTTCCCGCTCTGGGATCTTCTTTTTGGCACTTTCTATCTGCCGGAAGGCAAGGGCCCACCAGCCTACGGGACGCCCGAGGAGGCCGTGCCGGAGGGACTGCTGGGCCAGATGGTCTTTCCCTTCCGTCGCTGGCGCCGCGGAAGGGAAGAACGGTTGTGA
- a CDS encoding MFS transporter, producing the protein MTGRRLGAGSRTIYALGDTSTNTALTALTMIYATFFLTQVAGLRPVLAGAVPLVGRFVDAISDPLIGRLSDRTNFGGARRRPYFLIGAIPFGLSFAMLWIVPDVESQLTLFLIIRSCIPWSASPRPSARSLILL; encoded by the coding sequence ATGACTGGTCGCCGCCTCGGAGCTGGCTCCCGAACGATATATGCTCTCGGCGATACCAGCACCAACACCGCGCTGACGGCGCTGACGATGATCTACGCGACGTTTTTTCTGACCCAGGTGGCCGGGCTCAGGCCGGTTCTGGCCGGCGCGGTCCCGCTTGTAGGGCGATTTGTCGACGCGATCAGCGACCCTCTGATCGGACGCCTTTCTGACCGAACCAATTTCGGCGGCGCGCGCCGCCGTCCCTATTTCCTGATCGGAGCGATTCCGTTCGGCCTCAGTTTCGCGATGCTCTGGATCGTTCCTGATGTCGAAAGTCAGCTCACTTTATTTCTTATTATTCGTTCATGTATTCCTTGGTCAGCATCACCTCGACCGTCTGCTCGGTCCCTTATCTTGCTTTGA
- the rssA gene encoding patatin-like phospholipase RssA, with product MRLGIALGSGSARGWAHIGVLRALHEMGISPDIVVGTSAGALVGGSYVSGQLDALETWARSIGKLDVVRMMDIAPARGGVISGSRLFDAFRRIARDVEIEELPKAFTAVATDFETGREIWLQDGSLHDAVRASISVPGLFSPFSYDGAWLVDGGLVNPVPISVCRALGADQVIGVNLSGDLANRNTQLTQPASFFGDDPLALEDTLARLPPALRDRIEGPARFFLSPRSSEKEKAPSFFDVIAGSINIMQDRVTRSRMAGDPADILIEPRLEGIRLLDFDHAREAIMEGHAATERMRSALESLVGPQDAG from the coding sequence ATGCGTCTGGGCATCGCTCTGGGCAGCGGCTCCGCTCGCGGATGGGCTCATATAGGAGTCCTGCGGGCCCTGCACGAGATGGGCATTTCTCCCGATATCGTGGTGGGCACCTCGGCCGGCGCGCTCGTCGGCGGCTCCTACGTTTCCGGACAATTGGATGCATTGGAAACGTGGGCACGATCGATTGGCAAACTCGACGTGGTTCGCATGATGGACATTGCACCAGCCCGGGGTGGTGTGATCTCGGGTTCGCGCCTCTTCGATGCGTTTCGTCGAATTGCCAGGGACGTAGAAATAGAAGAACTTCCCAAGGCCTTTACCGCAGTGGCAACCGACTTCGAAACAGGGCGCGAGATCTGGCTGCAGGATGGATCGCTGCACGACGCCGTGCGGGCATCCATCTCGGTGCCCGGCCTGTTCTCCCCTTTCTCCTATGATGGCGCCTGGTTGGTTGATGGCGGTCTCGTCAACCCGGTCCCTATTTCGGTATGTCGAGCACTCGGCGCGGATCAGGTCATTGGCGTCAACCTCAGTGGTGACCTCGCCAACCGCAATACCCAGCTGACCCAACCGGCTTCCTTCTTTGGCGACGATCCGCTCGCGCTCGAGGATACGCTTGCACGACTCCCACCCGCCCTGCGCGATCGAATCGAGGGCCCGGCTCGTTTCTTCCTCTCTCCGCGATCGTCGGAGAAGGAAAAGGCTCCGAGTTTTTTCGATGTAATCGCCGGCTCGATCAACATCATGCAGGATCGCGTTACCCGAAGCCGCATGGCCGGTGACCCCGCTGACATCCTGATCGAACCGCGCCTCGAAGGAATACGGCTGCTCGATTTCGACCATGCGCGCGAGGCCATCATGGAGGGACATGCAGCCACCGAACGCATGCGCTCGGCACTCGAGAGCCTGGTCGGCCCTCAGGACGCGGGCTGA
- a CDS encoding COX15/CtaA family protein, whose protein sequence is MNLSPSQQRFARFAWGTLWATVLVILWGAVVRATGSGAGCGSHWPLCNGEVVPLSPGWETLIEFGHRATSGVDLLLVVGLVWGARRVYPAGSPVRGAAWASLVVMLLEALLGAGLVLLEYVADNKELARGWWVGGHLLNTYVLLLVLTWTAYLASGGKSFSFRSRLGLRLGFVLFWVAALGMTGALTALGDTLFPAEDLASGTAMTFSPDSHLFVRLRVWHPIMALATGVLLLATIWPTTMAVNTPRASRWASYLLALFFGQMALGLLNLWLLAPVWLQVIHLLMADLIWIVLILFAAEALSRQVPQPAAQPAS, encoded by the coding sequence ATGAACCTTTCGCCGAGCCAGCAAAGGTTTGCTCGTTTCGCCTGGGGAACTCTCTGGGCGACAGTGTTGGTCATCTTGTGGGGCGCGGTTGTGCGCGCGACCGGGTCGGGTGCTGGATGCGGAAGTCATTGGCCGCTCTGCAACGGAGAGGTCGTGCCGCTCTCCCCGGGTTGGGAAACCCTGATCGAGTTTGGGCACCGAGCGACCAGTGGAGTCGACCTCCTTCTGGTTGTCGGGCTGGTTTGGGGCGCGCGCCGCGTTTATCCGGCGGGCTCACCAGTGCGCGGCGCGGCATGGGCATCTCTGGTGGTGATGCTGCTTGAAGCCCTGCTGGGCGCCGGATTGGTTCTTCTGGAATACGTGGCTGACAACAAGGAATTGGCGCGCGGCTGGTGGGTAGGTGGCCACCTTCTCAACACCTACGTCCTGCTGCTGGTTTTGACGTGGACTGCCTATCTGGCTTCAGGCGGGAAATCATTCAGCTTCCGCAGCCGTCTGGGGCTCCGTCTGGGTTTTGTTCTGTTCTGGGTGGCCGCACTTGGCATGACGGGAGCGCTGACGGCTCTCGGCGACACGCTTTTCCCGGCCGAGGACCTCGCTTCAGGGACAGCGATGACCTTCTCGCCGGATTCCCACCTTTTTGTGCGCTTGCGGGTCTGGCATCCGATCATGGCACTGGCCACCGGCGTTCTGCTCCTCGCGACGATCTGGCCCACGACCATGGCGGTGAATACACCCCGCGCATCTCGCTGGGCTTCTTACCTGCTGGCGCTTTTTTTCGGCCAGATGGCACTGGGGCTTTTGAACCTATGGCTGCTTGCTCCGGTATGGCTGCAGGTGATTCACCTTCTCATGGCGGATCTGATCTGGATTGTGCTGATTCTGTTTGCCGCCGAAGCATTGTCGCGGCAGGTACCTCAACCCGCGGCTCAGCCCGCGTCCTGA
- a CDS encoding dihydrodipicolinate reductase, translated as MTYRVVQWGSGNIGNESLRHVIRHPDFELVGLHTFSPEKVGKDAGEIAGLPTKTGVIGSNDIDALLDLKPDCVLYMANGEPRPMETVAEMSAVLRRGINVLSTALVWLIHPPSADPAIRDPLAAACQEGQSTLFVNGIDPGFSGDVLPLAALQVSDQIEQVLVQEIFNYATYEDPGLAGFAFGFGEPASFDAPLGIPGILKTGWGQMVQLIADRVGIKLDDIEETFERAYTPEAFDTPMMHVPKDACAAVHFRVEGMAYGRPVIVTEHVNRLRDDIAPHWPMPPEGRQGIHRCTVTGNPTVVLESHMSSGEGDHVKGGVQAGALRMVNAIPEVCRQAPGLVSTLDLPFTPSTNFKK; from the coding sequence ATGACATATCGAGTGGTTCAGTGGGGCAGCGGAAACATCGGTAATGAAAGCCTTCGGCATGTGATTCGGCACCCCGACTTCGAGTTGGTCGGTCTGCATACCTTCAGCCCGGAAAAAGTCGGCAAGGACGCTGGTGAAATTGCCGGCCTTCCCACCAAAACCGGCGTGATCGGCAGCAACGATATCGACGCCCTCCTCGACCTCAAACCGGATTGTGTCCTCTACATGGCCAACGGCGAACCGCGACCGATGGAAACCGTTGCCGAGATGTCAGCCGTTCTCCGACGCGGCATCAATGTCCTTTCGACGGCACTGGTCTGGTTGATTCACCCCCCATCGGCCGACCCCGCGATTCGCGACCCGCTCGCCGCCGCCTGCCAGGAGGGCCAATCGACGCTCTTTGTAAATGGCATCGACCCCGGATTCTCGGGCGATGTGCTTCCGCTGGCGGCTCTTCAGGTCAGTGATCAGATCGAGCAGGTTCTGGTCCAGGAAATCTTCAACTACGCTACTTACGAAGACCCCGGGCTTGCCGGGTTCGCCTTCGGGTTCGGAGAACCCGCCTCCTTCGACGCGCCTCTCGGCATTCCCGGCATCCTGAAAACGGGCTGGGGCCAGATGGTGCAGCTGATCGCCGACCGAGTCGGGATCAAGTTGGACGATATCGAGGAGACCTTCGAGCGGGCTTATACCCCCGAAGCCTTCGATACCCCGATGATGCATGTTCCCAAGGACGCATGCGCCGCGGTACACTTCCGGGTCGAAGGCATGGCCTACGGTCGTCCGGTCATCGTGACCGAGCACGTCAATCGGCTGCGCGATGATATTGCGCCACACTGGCCCATGCCGCCCGAGGGGCGCCAGGGCATTCACCGCTGCACGGTCACCGGCAACCCCACGGTGGTCCTCGAATCTCATATGTCGAGCGGTGAGGGCGACCACGTCAAAGGCGGTGTTCAGGCGGGAGCTCTGCGGATGGTCAACGCGATCCCGGAAGTCTGCCGCCAAGCGCCCGGGCTGGTCAGCACGCTGGATCTACCCTTCACGCCCTCGACGAACTTCAAAAAATAG
- a CDS encoding protease inhibitor I42 family protein, producing the protein MSGFLVGCAGVVSGPAGGSSSNSAAGKADALSCAVGKEVRVALPANPSTGFSWGLASKPDPSILKSEGADLVPAPSATPGAVGTGGDAVWTFRCLSPGTTTFRLVYRRVWEVGVPPAQSKLYEVRVEPSF; encoded by the coding sequence TTGAGCGGATTTCTCGTGGGATGTGCGGGGGTGGTTTCCGGCCCCGCCGGTGGGTCGTCGTCGAACTCTGCGGCGGGGAAAGCCGATGCGCTCTCATGTGCCGTCGGGAAGGAAGTCCGGGTCGCGCTTCCGGCAAATCCGTCGACTGGATTTTCGTGGGGTTTGGCATCCAAGCCGGACCCCTCCATCCTCAAATCCGAGGGGGCGGATCTCGTTCCGGCGCCCTCCGCGACACCCGGGGCTGTTGGCACCGGCGGAGACGCGGTCTGGACGTTTCGCTGTCTGTCGCCGGGGACCACGACCTTCAGGCTCGTGTATCGCCGCGTCTGGGAAGTCGGTGTCCCCCCCGCGCAGAGCAAGCTCTACGAGGTCCGGGTCGAGCCATCCTTCTGA
- a CDS encoding dynamin family protein produces the protein MTPLGEFCAAIEQRLRPLSKPLDSMVESIRRLPEETSGRDTGIAALTDIRSRLDLILDKAAAQQAFMIVFGPLKSGKSTLMNALAGAYVSEVSSLPAYPCMVFVGDAGERRLEVTHYDGTSLAFDDLAPMKSLLDEAHRELAKTLRDAEEVGRDIQPEADLPRAIRRIDVRMPAGPLAESGAMLVDTPGLYSRMKFGYDAMAREFRDKAASAIFVVKTENLFLEQIFDEFSDLLRLFSRIFLVVNLDTSKRDLGPAGELAPSLEQMAPDRIVEAFESLAMNAELRRAWEEKRLQIYPVDLQQAASRRLNPARAAVPSLMPDGFEVFEKDLQDYLAGHEFLQAFMRDTTRQATSLMEDLADILRTGAIAEMRKAAILLEEDRSAAEVREKIADELVGHDWEKAFADVREEVRRLVGEQTGSIGPRAVSKAEGAVSRWFESDQSLADLMRLEISQVVADSRKQTVSIAAEVSRTVVGSDVSGALLRADCRQETDALNLPVAAVAREALSQVVEPAVAIDLTPWIPLGILPVKRSVWDWLFLRRNASVRRSLFGPEDLPSRPIPAATKQRRLSEARPVLMQAMRQRILCIAEESLGRATNEVFGRHVAAVCRALRDHLQERGRKEKKAAAAAAVQLSGLLEVLVEADALAALSQEISPLLAEVGVAYETSVVD, from the coding sequence ATGACACCACTTGGAGAATTTTGTGCGGCCATCGAGCAACGCCTCCGACCTTTGTCGAAGCCGTTGGACAGCATGGTAGAGTCGATCCGGAGATTGCCGGAAGAGACTTCGGGGCGTGATACAGGTATCGCGGCCCTCACGGATATTCGCAGCCGTCTCGACTTGATTCTGGACAAGGCGGCAGCCCAACAGGCGTTCATGATCGTTTTCGGCCCGCTGAAAAGCGGCAAATCAACCTTGATGAATGCTCTGGCGGGGGCTTACGTGAGCGAGGTCTCGAGTTTGCCCGCGTACCCCTGCATGGTTTTTGTCGGCGATGCCGGGGAGCGCCGCCTCGAGGTGACCCATTACGACGGGACCTCGCTTGCTTTTGATGATCTCGCGCCGATGAAAAGTCTTCTGGACGAAGCGCATCGCGAGTTGGCGAAAACCCTGCGCGATGCGGAGGAGGTCGGGCGCGATATCCAGCCGGAAGCCGACCTTCCCCGCGCGATCCGCCGCATCGATGTGCGGATGCCGGCGGGGCCGCTGGCCGAGTCGGGGGCGATGCTCGTCGATACGCCCGGCCTCTACAGCCGAATGAAGTTCGGGTATGACGCGATGGCTCGCGAATTCAGAGACAAGGCCGCGAGCGCTATTTTTGTTGTCAAAACCGAGAACCTCTTTCTGGAGCAGATTTTCGATGAGTTCTCGGATTTGCTTCGCCTCTTCAGCCGGATTTTTCTGGTGGTAAATCTGGATACCTCCAAACGAGATTTGGGACCGGCAGGCGAGTTGGCGCCCAGTCTCGAACAGATGGCCCCGGACAGGATTGTCGAAGCCTTCGAGAGCCTGGCGATGAATGCAGAGCTGCGACGAGCATGGGAAGAAAAACGCTTGCAGATCTATCCGGTCGATCTGCAGCAAGCGGCGAGTCGTCGACTGAATCCCGCCCGCGCGGCCGTCCCGTCCCTGATGCCCGATGGTTTCGAGGTTTTCGAGAAAGATTTGCAGGACTATCTGGCTGGACATGAGTTCCTGCAGGCCTTCATGCGCGATACGACCCGACAGGCAACAAGTCTGATGGAGGACCTTGCCGATATCCTGCGCACCGGAGCGATCGCGGAGATGCGGAAGGCCGCGATTCTGCTGGAGGAAGACCGCAGTGCTGCCGAAGTCCGCGAGAAGATCGCGGATGAATTGGTCGGTCACGATTGGGAGAAAGCCTTCGCGGACGTTCGTGAGGAAGTCAGGCGCCTCGTGGGTGAGCAGACCGGGTCGATTGGCCCGCGTGCCGTCAGCAAGGCTGAAGGCGCGGTGTCGCGTTGGTTTGAAAGCGATCAAAGTCTGGCGGATCTGATGCGCCTCGAGATATCCCAGGTCGTCGCGGATTCTCGCAAGCAGACCGTTTCGATTGCGGCGGAGGTGAGCCGCACGGTGGTGGGTAGCGATGTATCTGGAGCGTTGCTGCGGGCGGATTGTCGTCAGGAGACCGACGCCCTGAATCTTCCGGTGGCTGCGGTCGCGCGCGAGGCCCTGAGCCAGGTGGTCGAACCCGCCGTCGCGATTGATCTGACGCCCTGGATTCCTCTGGGGATTCTTCCCGTGAAACGCTCGGTCTGGGATTGGTTATTCTTGCGGCGGAACGCGTCTGTCCGCCGAAGCCTCTTCGGTCCCGAGGATCTGCCGTCTCGTCCGATTCCTGCGGCCACCAAGCAGCGCCGTCTCTCGGAGGCTCGCCCGGTCCTGATGCAGGCAATGCGCCAGCGAATTCTCTGTATCGCGGAAGAATCGTTGGGCAGAGCGACCAACGAAGTCTTTGGTCGACATGTGGCGGCGGTATGTCGCGCGCTCCGGGACCATTTGCAGGAGCGCGGCCGGAAGGAAAAGAAAGCCGCTGCCGCGGCAGCCGTGCAGTTGTCCGGATTGCTGGAAGTTCTGGTCGAGGCGGATGCCCTTGCGGCCCTCTCGCAGGAAATCTCGCCGCTTCTCGCTGAGGTCGGCGTTGCCTACGAAACTTCGGTCGTCGACTAG
- a CDS encoding MFS transporter yields MYSLVSITSTVCSVPYLALIPEMATDYDDRTSLNTYRSVGATVGIFCAIGMRGFADSLGGGPEGWGLAAAIYGGGLALPWFWVYRVSFERPEFRREEVQSPPLITSLLSALRNRTFARLVSLYVCGRLAMDLVGAMLILYFTYWLGRTEDFEVAMLVFLLAAVFGLPFWFWVSKRVDKKRTFMMGALLWTTTQLSLFLVSPDWPRWVGFAGILFAGFGFAAVDIMPWSMVGDVIDEDDLETGERREGLYNGLLMFLRKLAGAVAVFLALALLDFAGFQDGQEQSPSVLLMIRLLASLGPALFLFLGFLAAIRYPLTRERHAEVLAALESRVGRQ; encoded by the coding sequence ATGTATTCCTTGGTCAGCATCACCTCGACCGTCTGCTCGGTCCCTTATCTTGCTTTGATTCCCGAGATGGCAACGGATTACGACGATCGTACGTCCCTCAATACCTATCGTTCTGTAGGCGCGACCGTGGGCATTTTTTGCGCCATAGGCATGCGGGGGTTTGCCGACTCGCTTGGCGGAGGACCTGAGGGCTGGGGGCTGGCTGCGGCGATCTACGGGGGCGGTTTGGCACTCCCCTGGTTTTGGGTCTACCGCGTCAGCTTCGAGCGACCGGAGTTCCGACGCGAGGAGGTTCAATCGCCGCCTTTGATCACCAGTCTGCTGTCGGCCTTGCGCAACCGGACGTTCGCTCGGCTGGTGTCCCTCTATGTCTGTGGTCGTCTGGCCATGGATCTCGTCGGGGCGATGCTGATCCTCTACTTTACATATTGGCTGGGTCGTACCGAGGATTTTGAGGTCGCAATGCTGGTATTCCTGCTGGCGGCGGTGTTCGGGCTTCCCTTCTGGTTCTGGGTCAGCAAGCGAGTCGATAAAAAGCGCACCTTCATGATGGGGGCGCTACTTTGGACGACGACGCAATTATCATTGTTCCTCGTGTCGCCGGATTGGCCCCGTTGGGTAGGCTTTGCCGGCATTCTTTTCGCCGGCTTTGGTTTTGCGGCGGTCGATATCATGCCCTGGTCGATGGTCGGAGATGTCATCGACGAAGATGACCTGGAAACTGGCGAGCGGCGCGAGGGGCTCTATAATGGACTCCTGATGTTCCTTCGTAAATTGGCAGGTGCGGTGGCTGTGTTTCTGGCACTCGCGCTGCTGGATTTCGCCGGCTTTCAAGATGGCCAGGAACAATCCCCCTCGGTACTTCTGATGATTCGACTATTGGCCAGTCTCGGTCCGGCGCTTTTCCTTTTTCTCGGCTTTCTCGCTGCGATCCGGTACCCGCTCACACGAGAGCGGCATGCGGAAGTTCTGGCCGCGCTCGAGTCGCGTGTCGGAAGGCAGTGA
- a CDS encoding YdiU family protein: protein MPFSDSYAPAPAWQSLGEGFSDEVAPAEFPEHRLRFRHQEWASAIGLGDLTPDEWTNHFAKFQPLPENLLKPAAVRYHGHQFRSYNPDLGDGRGFIFAQLRDGEGRLLDLATKGSGQTPWSRQGDGRLTLKGGVREVLATEMLEALGVYTSKSISLFETGESLWRGDEPSPTRSAVLVRLGHSHVRFGCFQRLAALQEKEKLAQLLDYAIAHYAPETAASPDAPSAFLRVVVERSARLCASWMAAGFVHGVLNTDNMNVTGESFDYGPWRFVPTYEMGFTAAYFDHQGLYAYGRQPDAVFWNLQRLAETLIDLSAEEPIRKALDSFAETFFRAYREAMLRRLGLRACGDDRDADILSLLRAFLEKSGVGYENFLFDWWGGEASAGRAAAGPSAEFYEHSTFAPLRQSLGTFEPLDAGRLSDDYFAATRPCTMLVEEVESLWDPIAENDDWTGFDTKVAEIRRMGAILQLGNPSEGVATE from the coding sequence ATGCCATTTTCTGACAGCTATGCTCCAGCCCCGGCGTGGCAGAGCCTCGGCGAAGGCTTTTCCGATGAAGTCGCCCCCGCCGAATTCCCTGAACATCGCCTTCGCTTTCGGCATCAGGAATGGGCATCGGCCATTGGCTTGGGTGACCTCACGCCCGATGAGTGGACGAATCATTTTGCCAAGTTCCAACCGCTGCCCGAGAATCTCCTCAAACCAGCTGCCGTGCGCTATCATGGTCATCAGTTTCGCTCCTACAATCCCGACTTGGGCGATGGGCGCGGCTTTATCTTTGCCCAATTGCGCGACGGCGAGGGTCGACTTCTCGATCTCGCAACCAAAGGGAGTGGACAGACCCCGTGGTCGAGGCAGGGGGATGGACGCCTGACACTCAAGGGAGGCGTCCGGGAGGTGCTGGCGACCGAGATGCTCGAGGCTCTGGGCGTCTATACATCCAAGAGCATTTCTCTTTTTGAAACAGGCGAGTCCTTGTGGCGCGGTGATGAGCCCTCGCCGACACGTTCGGCGGTTCTGGTTCGTCTCGGACATTCGCATGTGCGATTTGGGTGTTTTCAGCGATTGGCCGCTTTACAGGAAAAAGAAAAACTCGCCCAATTGCTGGACTATGCCATTGCGCATTACGCCCCCGAGACCGCGGCATCACCGGATGCGCCGTCAGCTTTCTTGCGCGTCGTTGTGGAGCGCAGCGCGCGACTTTGCGCGTCCTGGATGGCCGCGGGATTTGTTCATGGGGTTTTGAACACGGACAATATGAACGTGACAGGCGAAAGCTTCGATTATGGTCCGTGGCGCTTTGTACCCACCTATGAAATGGGATTCACCGCGGCATATTTCGATCATCAGGGTCTCTACGCCTACGGGCGCCAGCCGGATGCGGTTTTCTGGAATCTGCAGAGGTTGGCCGAAACCCTGATCGATCTATCTGCAGAGGAGCCCATACGTAAAGCACTGGATTCTTTTGCCGAGACTTTTTTCCGCGCCTATCGCGAAGCGATGCTGCGCCGCCTGGGACTCCGGGCTTGCGGAGACGATCGGGATGCGGACATCCTCTCTTTGCTGCGGGCCTTCCTGGAGAAGAGTGGCGTCGGCTACGAGAATTTTCTCTTCGATTGGTGGGGTGGAGAGGCGAGCGCAGGCCGGGCTGCGGCGGGTCCATCGGCCGAGTTTTATGAACACTCGACTTTTGCCCCCCTGCGGCAATCATTGGGGACCTTCGAGCCTCTAGATGCGGGACGGCTGAGCGATGACTATTTTGCGGCAACCCGTCCTTGCACGATGCTGGTCGAGGAAGTCGAGTCGTTGTGGGATCCGATCGCCGAAAACGACGATTGGACCGGCTTCGACACGAAAGTAGCCGAGATCCGAAGGATGGGTGCCATCCTGCAGCTCGGGAATCCTTCGGAGGGAGTGGCGACCGAATGA
- the cyaY gene encoding iron donor protein CyaY — protein MTNQEYLHLADACLDRVANWLEGLDPEEVDYSTTDGMVSLDFPDGKKFVLNRQSGNSQMWLAAGVRAWHYNWSPESQAWLDDKDQHELYARIAEVVGEKIGRTVTL, from the coding sequence ATGACAAATCAGGAATATCTCCATCTGGCGGATGCCTGTCTCGATCGAGTGGCCAACTGGTTGGAAGGTTTGGACCCCGAAGAGGTCGATTATTCGACCACGGACGGGATGGTTTCCCTCGATTTTCCGGACGGGAAGAAATTTGTTCTGAATCGCCAGTCGGGGAACTCCCAGATGTGGTTGGCCGCGGGCGTTCGCGCCTGGCACTATAATTGGTCTCCCGAAAGCCAAGCTTGGTTGGACGACAAGGATCAGCACGAACTTTATGCTCGCATCGCTGAAGTTGTCGGGGAAAAAATCGGCCGGACAGTCACTCTCTAG